A window of the Bradyrhizobium diazoefficiens genome harbors these coding sequences:
- a CDS encoding tautomerase family protein, translated as MPEITVSMAEGRTDEQKAGMMRDITQALVNNLGVDADAVVIQINEAPLRHKMKGGKTFVERAAAAKK; from the coding sequence ATGCCTGAGATCACCGTCAGCATGGCCGAAGGCCGCACCGACGAGCAGAAGGCCGGCATGATGCGCGACATCACCCAGGCGCTGGTGAATAATCTCGGCGTCGACGCCGATGCCGTCGTCATCCAGATCAACGAAGCCCCGCTCCGCCACAAGATGAAGGGCGGCAAGACCTTTGTGGAGCGCGCAGCGGCGGCGAAGAAGTGA
- the hisS gene encoding histidine--tRNA ligase, which yields MAEKPKKPQKLKARLPRGLEDRDPAAIRATRKMVEKIRAVYELYGFEPVETPAMEYTDALGKFLPDQDRPNEGVFSFQDDDEQWISLRYDLTAPLARYVGERYGTDGLVLPYRSYRVGYVFRNEKPGPGRFRQFMQFDADTVGSATPAADAEICMMAADTMEALGVARGQYVVKVNNRKVLDGVLEAIGLAGEENAARRLTVLRAIDKLDKFSADEVRKLLGPGRWDGGEEGKGDFTKGANLSAAEADVVLAITKPRDDWKEAIATAETYLAKSEVGQAGVSELEEIAKLVTASGYGVDRIKIDPSVVRGLEYYTGPVYEVELLLDTKDEKGRPVRFGSVGGGGRYDGLVSRFRGEPVPATGFSIGVSRLQAALTLLGKLDTRPEVGPVVVTVFDRDRVADYQKMVASLRIAGIRAELYLGNPKNMGNQLKYADRRNSPCVIIQGSDEKARGEVQIKDLIEGAKAAAAIASNQEWRETRPAQFSCSEADLIAKVREVLARHDVKWG from the coding sequence ATGGCCGAAAAACCCAAAAAACCCCAGAAATTGAAGGCGCGCCTGCCGCGCGGGCTCGAGGATCGCGACCCCGCTGCGATCCGGGCGACGCGCAAGATGGTCGAGAAGATCCGCGCGGTCTACGAGCTCTACGGGTTCGAGCCGGTGGAGACGCCGGCGATGGAATACACCGACGCGCTCGGCAAGTTCCTGCCGGACCAGGACCGCCCGAACGAGGGCGTGTTCTCGTTCCAGGACGACGACGAGCAGTGGATCAGCTTGCGCTACGATCTGACCGCGCCGCTGGCGCGCTATGTCGGCGAGCGTTACGGCACCGATGGCCTGGTCCTGCCCTATCGCAGCTACCGCGTCGGCTACGTCTTCCGCAACGAGAAGCCAGGCCCCGGCCGCTTCCGCCAGTTCATGCAGTTCGACGCCGACACGGTCGGCTCGGCGACGCCGGCGGCCGATGCCGAGATCTGCATGATGGCCGCGGACACGATGGAGGCGCTCGGCGTTGCGCGCGGCCAGTATGTGGTCAAGGTGAACAACCGCAAAGTGCTCGACGGCGTTCTGGAAGCTATCGGGCTCGCGGGTGAGGAGAATGCAGCACGCAGGCTGACCGTGCTGCGCGCGATCGACAAGCTCGACAAGTTTTCCGCCGACGAAGTGCGCAAATTGCTCGGCCCCGGACGATGGGATGGCGGCGAAGAAGGCAAGGGCGACTTCACGAAAGGCGCGAACTTGAGTGCGGCGGAAGCTGACGTCGTTCTCGCCATCACCAAGCCGCGCGACGATTGGAAAGAAGCCATTGCCACGGCCGAAACCTATCTCGCCAAGAGCGAGGTCGGTCAGGCCGGCGTGAGCGAGCTGGAAGAGATTGCCAAGCTGGTCACGGCGTCGGGTTACGGCGTCGATCGCATCAAGATCGATCCCTCCGTCGTGCGCGGCCTCGAATATTACACCGGCCCTGTCTACGAGGTCGAGCTGCTGCTCGACACCAAGGACGAGAAGGGCCGTCCCGTTCGCTTCGGCTCGGTCGGCGGTGGCGGCCGCTATGACGGTCTAGTCTCGCGCTTCCGCGGCGAGCCGGTGCCGGCGACCGGCTTCTCGATCGGCGTGTCGCGGCTCCAGGCCGCGCTGACGCTGCTCGGCAAGCTCGACACGCGGCCGGAAGTTGGCCCCGTCGTCGTCACCGTGTTCGACCGCGACCGCGTTGCCGACTATCAGAAGATGGTCGCGTCCCTGCGGATCGCCGGCATTCGCGCCGAGCTCTATCTGGGCAATCCCAAGAACATGGGCAACCAGCTCAAATATGCCGATCGCCGCAACTCACCTTGCGTGATCATCCAGGGCTCGGATGAAAAGGCGCGTGGCGAGGTGCAGATCAAGGATCTGATCGAAGGCGCGAAAGCCGCCGCTGCGATCGCCTCCAACCAGGAATGGCGCGAGACGCGCCCCGCGCAGTTCTCGTGCAGCGAAGCCGATCTCATCGCCAAGGTGCGCGAAGTCCTGGCGCGCCATGACGTAAAGTGGGGATAG
- a CDS encoding branched-chain amino acid aminotransferase has product MSMKFDIQPASNPTPEKDRVAKLVDPGFGRVFTDHMAIVRYNQAKGGWYEARIEARANFQLDPAGAVLHYAQEIFEGLKAYKRDDGGVNLFRPDANARRFKNSADRMAMAQLPEDVFIEAVEQVVRIDRAWMPGGEGSLYLRPFMIASETFLGVKPSSEYIFAVIASPVGSYFKGGPAPVSIWVSENYTRAAVGGTGAVKCGGNYAASLRAQAEAIQRGCDQVVFLDAIERRYIEELGGMNVFFVFDDGSLSTPPLGTILPGITRDSIIALARDAGKTVREELYSLDQWRKDAASGKLKEAFACGTAAVISPIGKVRSVSGDFEISGGAAGPVAMGLRKQLVDIQYGRANDPHNWIRKVF; this is encoded by the coding sequence ATGAGCATGAAATTCGACATCCAGCCCGCATCCAATCCAACTCCTGAGAAGGACCGGGTCGCCAAGCTGGTGGACCCCGGCTTCGGACGCGTCTTCACCGATCACATGGCGATCGTTCGCTACAACCAGGCCAAGGGTGGCTGGTACGAGGCGCGCATCGAGGCGCGCGCCAACTTCCAGCTCGATCCGGCCGGCGCGGTCCTGCACTACGCCCAGGAGATTTTCGAAGGCCTCAAGGCCTACAAGCGCGACGATGGCGGCGTGAACCTGTTCCGGCCCGACGCCAATGCGCGCCGCTTCAAGAACTCCGCCGACCGCATGGCAATGGCGCAACTGCCCGAGGATGTCTTCATCGAGGCGGTCGAGCAGGTCGTGCGCATCGATCGCGCCTGGATGCCGGGCGGCGAGGGCAGCCTTTATCTGCGTCCCTTCATGATCGCGAGCGAGACCTTCCTCGGCGTCAAGCCGTCGTCGGAATACATCTTTGCAGTGATCGCTTCGCCGGTCGGCTCCTATTTCAAGGGCGGCCCTGCGCCGGTCTCGATCTGGGTCTCGGAGAATTACACGCGCGCGGCCGTCGGCGGCACCGGTGCCGTCAAATGCGGCGGCAATTACGCGGCGAGCCTGCGCGCGCAGGCGGAAGCGATCCAGCGCGGCTGCGATCAGGTCGTCTTCCTCGACGCGATCGAACGCCGCTACATCGAGGAGCTCGGCGGCATGAACGTGTTCTTCGTGTTCGACGACGGCTCGCTCTCGACACCGCCGCTCGGCACCATCCTGCCCGGCATCACCCGTGACTCCATCATCGCGCTCGCCCGCGATGCCGGGAAGACCGTGCGCGAGGAGCTGTATTCGCTGGATCAGTGGCGCAAGGATGCGGCTTCCGGCAAGCTGAAGGAGGCTTTCGCCTGCGGCACCGCGGCTGTCATCTCTCCGATCGGCAAGGTGCGCTCGGTCAGCGGCGATTTCGAGATCAGCGGCGGCGCCGCCGGCCCCGTCGCCATGGGCCTGCGCAAGCAGCTCGTCGATATCCAGTACGGCCGCGCCAACGATCCGCACAACTGGATCAGGAAGGTGTTTTGA